The stretch of DNA TCTAAAGAGACAAAATTCGAATAAttaacaatttttttatttaaaagtaCATCATGCTGAAGATttaaatctatatatattgattgaTTTTCACAAAAAAATCTATATTCatctaataaaatatactttaatgaatatatgatatgttttaattgactgaaattatattcatggaaatgtaataaatttgaaaataatataaaatgaatagaTATACAAGtatttctataatatttataattataataagatTGAAGTCCAAAAAATAACCAAAAAGTTGGAGCAATATTACATGCTTCATTACAATTATAACCAGAATTAAAACCACCATGAAATGTTTTTGgccataaaaatataaattcattttttctttgaatatttttatatactggaatattatttcttaaaaataCCTCTACAGGTATTTGAAttgttaatttatatattttatttttattgttttcttTCTTGgaatttatttcttctttatctataattttatattttaaatatggatcagtatatattaaatctaCATCATTAATGTTTACATTTAAaaagttatatttattttttttatctgcttcgaaataaatataatcttCTTCCAAATTATTTCTATTACAtaaatttaaagaattattcCTATTGTTATAAtagtaattattattaatattattattaataatattattattattaataatattattattattattattagtattattattattattactattactattaatattaatattaatatttgtacTATTACTTTTTATGCTCTTTTCATTTGTTATAACATTTGCCTGTTTTCTATTATTTCTATTGTGTAAGGGCATCGAAAACTTCCTCTTTCTAAAATATTTGCCTCTTCTTCTTCTGCCTCCACCCATATATGAGGCTCCTCCTTTATTATTAGTAGTagtgttattatttatatttattttactattttcttttaaatattcatatattacaTCTTCTACCTTGTCACTATAATGAGGAGGTATAACATACCATATTTTTGGTTGACCCCAATGCTGATAATTGATAGAAGCAAAATAGTTATCTTCTGTGTGCCAACAAAAAGTAGAAAATAATGTTCCAATATATAACCAAGGTATATTTACACCTTCAATTAAAATATCTATATTTCTTAACATAGAACCTCGTACAAATGGTAATGACTTTATATTCATGTTTTCACTTATATTACtaattatatcattaatttcacaaaaataattatctttTCGTTCTAAAAAATTAGAATCCTTTCtaacattattattctttttgcAAACAAcaatgttatttatattattaccacattttttattattatgtatatttttattattattattattaatattattgttgcattcttttatattataattagtattatttttataatgctTTATATTATACCCATTAGATTTTATTACATcattttcaattttattatcacatcgatcttcttcattatccgtatctaatatatttataacctCTATAATTTCATTTGTATCTTTCTGAAGTACTTTTTCCTTACTTATAGTATAACTAGCTTTTGTtgaattttcttttattttattctgaCCGCATGCAATTGTTTTTACCGATTTTACATGTTCATCTTCATCCGAATCAATAATAATTTCGTCAATATTGTTTTGAACAGAactgttatatttattattattattattatttttattattatttttattatgttcttcattttttttatgttcattatttttatttattgtatattttttgttctttttatttccctcattttttattaaaatatcatTCGAATTATTTTTAGTCATGTACatatttgatttatatttatttggaAATATACAAGTAggttgatttttttttacaggTAAATCAGCACCATAAACTGATATGACATcttcattctttttattgTTAATAATATCCCAATAAGtcttttcaatattttctaaatcaaatttattatcggatgataaatatttattttgaagcatttcattatatttatacatttcaTATAATGTCCAATATTCATCTGGATGATCAAATTCCTTcccattttttaattcattaatCATTTGTCttcttatattaaatttaatattaagataatatgaattaaattgtggagaaaaaaaattaggaGGTATAACTTTTAATGCTCCATATTTTAAACCCATATAATTATacttttcaaaaaaaagcATAGGATTTGTCATTTCTTCCATAGTTGTATTTATTTCGGGTATTTCTTTAATtcgtttatatatattttcatcatcataattataagaacaattactattattataattattattattattattgttattattataattattattattattgttattattaatattattaatattattattattaatattattattattaatattattaatattattattatcattattattacggATGTTACGCGCATGGTGCCTTAGTGGTAAGTTTTCAGGGAGCCTTTCAAGattcttttcattattattttcattttgtatattatttaattttttatttaatacatatttcCCCTTAAATTCAGAAACCATAGACACACATTTTTTACTATTCATATTAGTATCATTTAtaccatttttatatactgattttttatatttattattagaaaTATCTATTAATTCATCTTCATTTGTTATATCATTTGTTATGTCATTCGATATGTCATTAGTTATATCATTTATCATTTCATTTGTTAAATCGCctattatatcattaatattttctcttATAGGATCATCAAATAATTCATTTGCTTGTTCACTGTCGttgtcatttttttctttaccaTTCTTCCATTCTTCaaattcttcttcatcaaatatattttctacatATGTACAATTGTCTTCTTCAGAATTCTcataatttatttcattattttttaaaaaagactTATTTCTTGTATCATATACTTTCtttatttgatataaatctttttgatttaataatttcttatcAGCTCTATTTTTATACCCATTGTTGTTTTTCCTTGTATCTATATAATTaacatcatcatcatcattacaTGATAACACAAACTCTCGGTTTCTTTTCCTCTGTTTTATACCATTCATTTTCTTATCCATTTTAACGTAAAAcattgatataaaaaataagataaaaaaaaaaaaaaaaaaaaaaaaaaaaaaaaaaaaaaaaatatatatatatatatatatatattaatattaataaataatattatatatatattattatatatatatataataataatatatttatatatacaaaaaataaaaattaaattatataatataaaatattaaaaaattaaaaaaaaaataaagtacatacgtacatacatacatatatatatatatatatatatatatatatatatatatatatataatatttataaatataatatatatatatataacattaaaaAACATTGTATATCAAACATTCAAATTTGGTTAGGTgctcatatataaaaatgatacacttaataaaaaaaaagcatatgaaatataaaaatatatgttacatatttataaaaataatacatctaataaaaaaaaaacataagaaataaaaaatataagttacatttttataaaaatgatactcctaataaaaaaaaacatataaaatattaaaatataagttACATACTTATAAGAATGATACacctaataataataaaaaaaaacatatgaaatataaaaacataagatatatagttataaaaatgatattttttttttttcacatattaaaaaaaaattaaatattcaaacaagcatatcatatatataattttaaatgcacataatatatattaatgtgagagaatacattatatattaaaatcaaaaaaaaaaaaaaaaaaaaaaaaaaaaaaacaaccaTTCTTATggagaataaaatatatcaaaaaaatgaaaaaacaaaagaatgaatatcatataataataaatattaatacatgtttattaataataaggaaaaataagaaaaagaaaagaatgaGAATTTTCAtgcatttaaatattttatataaaaatataacaatatattgATATCTATTTGTactcataaaaaaataaataaaaattgtaaGACTACAAggcaaaataaaaatgtgaatgaaaaaaaaaaaaaaaaaaaaaaaaacaattaaaataagtatattttatttgcttatcaaaataatatttttcaaaaaaacaaaaaataatattaaaatgaaaaaaaataaaaatttttatttaaaactcATTTTACACATGAACACATATAATTTGtataagaataattattaagTGCATTTATTAAATCAAATAATCTTGCCAcgatattatttattatatatatattatatatatatattatatatatatattatataaatataaatatatatataataaatatgtatgtatataagcattataaatatatccacatttttaatataatcatatatatatataaatgtgtatttataaatatatatatttctgtagaaatattatataaaataaatacagtAGGCTTATAAAAAGTAATTTTGATTTtatctatttatatatatatatattgtggaAAAggaatatttcatttattcatatattacaCTATATACACTTAATTTTATGCTATGGTTGGTTAtgaaataacaaataataataataataataatcaaataataatataaaataagaataaggaaaaaaactAAGAATCATAGTATAAatcacataatataaatatatatgaaattataattaaaaattttaatgtatatatatatatatatatatatatatatacatatattttttgttctatTATCTTGTAGTTTCATCATAAGAAT from Plasmodium sp. gorilla clade G2 genome assembly, chromosome: 8 encodes:
- a CDS encoding JmjC domain containing protein; amino-acid sequence: MDKKMNGIKQRKRNREFVLSCNDDDDVNYIDTRKNNNGYKNRADKKLLNQKDLYQIKKVYDTRNKSFLKNNEINYENSEEDNCTYVENIFDEEEFEEWKNGKEKNDNDSEQANELFDDPIRENINDIIGDLTNEMINDITNDISNDITNDITNEDELIDISNNKYKKSVYKNGINDTNMNSKKCVSMVSEFKGKYVLNKKLNNIQNENNNEKNLERLPENLPLRHHARNIRNNNDNNNINNINNNNINNNNINNINNNNNNNNYNNNNNNNNNYNNSNCSYNYDDENIYKRIKEIPEINTTMEEMTNPMLFFEKYNYMGLKYGALKVIPPNFFSPQFNSYYLNIKFNIRRQMINELKNGKEFDHPDEYWTLYEMYKYNEMLQNKYLSSDNKFDLENIEKTYWDIINNKKNEDVISVYGADLPVKKNQPTCIFPNKYKSNMYMTKNNSNDILIKNEGNKKNKKYTINKNNEHKKNEEHNKNNNKNNNNNNKYNSSVQNNIDEIIIDSDEDEHVKSVKTIACGQNKIKENSTKASYTISKEKVLQKDTNEIIEVINILDTDNEEDRCDNKIENDVIKSNGYNIKHYKNNTNYNIKECNNNINNNNNKNIHNNKKCGNNINNIVVCKKNNNVRKDSNFLERKDNYFCEINDIISNISENMNIKSLPFVRGSMLRNIDILIEGVNIPWLYIGTLFSTFCWHTEDNYFASINYQHWGQPKIWYVIPPHYSDKVEDVIYEYLKENSKININNNTTTNNKGGASYMGGGRRRRGKYFRKRKFSMPLHNRNNRKQANVITNEKSIKSNSTNINININSNSNNNNNTNNNNNNIINNNNIINNNINNNYYYNNRNNSLNLCNRNNLEEDYIYFEADKKNKYNFLNVNINDVDLIYTDPYLKYKIIDKEEINSKKENNKNKIYKLTIQIPVEVFLRNNIPVYKNIQRKNEFIFLWPKTFHGGFNSGYNCNEACNIAPTFWLFFGLQSYYNYKYYRNTCISIHFILFSNLLHFHEYNFSQLKHIIYSLKYILLDEYRFFCENQSIYIDLNLQHDVLLNKKIVNYSNFVSLDLVKIYYNFEKNKNSHFFQSIKSKLHFFYKDCDACNSPTFNSAVICPHSDDIVCIHCYDEHACNCKYRVVLKRYTLLDMMKILKLLIHYANKIKNSDEKEINFDDIPNYNSMKFFEEQNSFKLFNLIRQNKKRNTPTIYADLENYCAKKLINIEKFKKTNNSQNNNIILDDYYTSVSHFKTKLTLKYFFLTYEEEKEENAMQILPKIVS